GATAATAGAAGCATTAAACTTTTTAGCCTAACATCTCCATCAAATGCTGCAAATCGATCAATTGGTGCAAACACTTTTTACAAAGAAAGAAAAAAAATAAATCCTAATTATTCTACATTTGATTTTAGAGTAGATGAATATAAGTTAGCTTTTACATAATCAGTTAATTCATCTCTAATGAAAAAAGGCATAAAATTAGTTATTAATAAGTGAATGAGCGTTCATTTAATTAAAGGCAGGAAGATGTTAATATTAGAGATATTTCTATTTATTGTATTTGCTCTTATATCATTTGCAATATTTAGTTGGATTGTAGGGGTTTTTGTTAAGGAAAAATAGTAAAAGGATTAGAAGCTATCTTTTAATCTCAAAAATGATTTGAAAGTTAGCTCCTTTTTCATAGAAATATTCAAGTTTACTAGATAATTGTCCTTTTGTAATATTTGAAATTATTTGAAAACCTAAAGTTTTAGTATTATTAACATCTATATTTTCATTAAGACCTTTTCCATTATCTTTTACTTCCAAAATATACTTTTTAGCACTTTTTTTTAAACTTACAAATATTTCTCCTTTATCTTTAAAAGCATATTTAAAACTATTTGTTATTAGCTCAGTTATTATAAGACCTAAAGGTAATGCATAATCAATATTCATATGTACTTGCTCAATATCCGTATTAATAGATATTTTTTCTTCAACAAAATAGCTAGCAGTTAAATCTTGGCAAATGTCTTCAATAAAATTTTTCAAAGGAATAAGATTTAAATCTTTAGATTCATATAATTTTCTATGAAGTAGTTCCATTACAAAAATTTTCTCTTGTATATTTGTTAAAGTATCTTTTGTCTTTTTATCTTTGATTTTTGATTTTTCTAATTTAATTAAATCTATTGTAATTGCTAAATTATTTTTTACTCTATGATGTATCTCTTTTAGTAAAGTCTCTTTTTCTTTCAAAGAATCACTTAAAAGTTTTGTTTTAATTTCAACTTTTTTATCTAAAAGTGAAATATTCTCTTCTATAGAGTCCAGCATATTATCAAAAGCTTTTGCAAGTACTGCAATATCATCTTTACCTTTTATATTACTTCTTATATTTTTTTCTCCTTTATTAACTTTAAATGCAACATCTTTTAAAATATTTATACTTTTAAAAAGTCTATTAAATATAATAAGGGCAACAACTATTGCGATAAAAAAGGAGATAATTGCAGCAGGAATTATACTCAGATAAGCTAAACCTACATGTTTTAAAAAATCTTTTTCATAAATTGTTACAAGATATAAAAAATATTCATTTTCATTTAAATTAATACTTTTTACCCATGTTAAACTCTTTTTTCCATTTAGTAAATGATTTATTGGTTCTTTATCAATAGCTTGAATAATCTCTTTAGGTGTCAAATCTCCTGTTTTGGGAAATGTAAAATTTGATATTTTGCTCAAACAATATTTTTCATTTAAATATTTATCTTCTTTACTATATAAAGGTTTATCATCTTTTATATTTGGATTAAGCCACATTAAGTACGCTTTACCTTTATGAAAACTATCAAGCAATGAAAAGCTCTTTTGTATCTCTTTTTTTAATTTTAATTCAAACTCTTCACCTTTTGTAGAAAAATTATCTATATCACAAGAGATAACTAAAAATTTATTATGTTTTTTAATCTTTTTTGTATAGTATAATTTTCTTATTCCAGTTGAACATATATATTTATTTTTTATATCTCTTCTTAAAAAAGTTGAATCTTTTAATTCATCTTTAAACTCTTTGAAACTCTCATCTTTTAATTGAAAAAGAGTATGTTTATTACTATTTAAAATAGAAGTATTACAACTAATCTTTTTTGAACTAAACTGATATGATTTATCTTTTATTTTATATATTGAATTATCTAAATTTAATCTATTTGTGATTCTAATTGCTTCATGTTCAATTATAGATTTCAACTCTTCTTTTCTTATTTCTCCATTATTCTTTTTTGAACGCATAACAAGTTTTATTTGTTGATTAGTTAGATATATCATATTCTCTATTTGCTTTATTGTATGCTTTTTTTCCTCTTTATTCATTTGAGGAATAACTTGCAAGAAAAATAAAGACAATAAAAAAATACCTAAAATAAAAAAGCTTAAGAAAATTTTTGAGTTTAAAGAGTTTATTTTAATCATCTAATAGTTTTAATTTGTAACCTAAATCAAATACATTCTCTATGAAATTAATTTCAAATTTTTGTTTAAGTCTATATATTAATGCTCTTAATCTACCTATATCATTAATTTCATCCCTATAAATATAGTTCTGTATTTTTTCAAAAGGTACTGGTTGAGTAGGAGTATCACTTAAAATCTCTAAAAGTCTTGTCTCATTTCCTGTTAATTTTAAATAGTTACTTTGTTTAGTTACAACTGAATTTGTTTTATCATAAATAATTTCATTTTCAAATTTAAAAATATGTTTTTTTTCTTTATCTAAATTACTTTTATGTTTAAAAAAATAGTTATGTTTATTTAGTGCAGTTTGAATTGTTACTTCTAACTCTTTATCTTTATATGGTTTAACTAAATAGCCATATGGTTCACTTTGCATTGCTTCTTTGATTGTTTTATCATCTGTATAAGAAGTTAAAAAGATAATTGGAATTTTATAGTATTGCCAAATATACTTAGCTGCTTTTATTCCTGAAGAGTTATCTTTTAGATGAATATCCATAAAAATTAAATCTGGTTTTTGTTTTTTTACATGCTGTATTGCATCATCTGCACTTGTTTCTATACCACAAACACTATAACCAAACTCATTTAAAGTAAGTTTTATACCCATTGCTAATATTGTTTCATCTTCTACAATTAAAATTTCTATATCTTTTTTTAAAATATTTGGAATTTTTGTCATTTTTCTATTCTCGTAATTTTATTATCATTCTTTTCAGTTATGATACTCAATATCATTTTAAAGGAGAGTTAAATGAATCAAAATAAAAAAATTATTTTGTCTTTTTGTGCTATTACTTTATTAACAAGCAATATATATGCAAAAGAAAAAATAGAGCCAAAAGAAGAAATCTCTTATGGAGAAATAACAGTAACTGGTGAAAAGATAGATAAAACACTTCTTGAAACTACAACTGCTATATCAGTTTTTGATGAAAAAACAATAAATATAGGTAATTATAAAAAAATTGAGAATATCGTTGAACAATTACCAAATGTAGTTTTAAGTGATTTAGGTGTTCCAAATATTAGAGGTATAGACTCTACTGGAGTTTCAAAGGGAACAAAAAGTTTAATGGCAGGTGCAAGACCAAGAGTAAATACAATAATAGATGGAGTTAATAATACATGGATTGGAGTTAATTATATTAGTGGGGAATTATGGGATTTAGAACAAATTGAAGTTTTAAAAGGTACTCAATCTACTACTCAAGGAAGAAATTCAATTGGTGGTTCTATAATAATGAAAACAAAAGATCCAACTTTTGATTTTGAAGGTAAAATTAAAACTGCTTTTGAAAACCAAGAGAATAAAAATCAATTAGCTGCAGTAATTTCTGGACCATTAATTGAAGATCAATTAGCTTTTAGATTAGCAGTTGATAGAAATAGTGGTGATGGATATATTAAATATAAAAATTTTAAAAATAATGATAGATTAAATGAATCAACAAATACAAACCTTAGAGCAAAACTACTTTATCTTCCAAAATCAATGGAAAATTTATCTTTAAAATTTACCTTAAATCATAGAGAAGCAGAAGGTGGATATTTAAACTTTGTAACAAATCCAAAAGATTATGTATTTGAAGCAAGTAAAGCAAATAGAACAAACTCAAGATATCACGATTCAAAAGATAAAACATATATTACAAATATTGATTATATTATAAATGATGACATAAGCTTACAAACGCAACTTTCATTTAAAGATTATAATAGTGAAATAACACAAGTACCAAGTCCTTTAAAAGTTTTTGTTGATGAGAAAAGTAAAACATTTGAAAGTAAATTAATATACAAAAAACCATTTATAAAAGGTGTTGCAGGAGTTTACTATTATGATAGAGACCAAGATATAGATGCACACTTACCAAAACCATCATACTTTCCTTTACATTTAGGTAATGATGAAATTAAATCTATCTCATTTTATACAGATAATACTATTGCTTTAAATAATAGTTTTGATTTATTATTAGGTGCAAGATTAGAAAAAGAGAATCAAAAAAGAGATTCAGTATCTTGGGGTGCAAATTTAAAAAAAGATATTGATGAAACAATATTTTTGCCAAAAATCGGCTTAGCATATAAACCTTCAACTGAATCTATGATTAGTTTAGTTGCACAAAAAGGATATAACCAAGGTGGTGGTTCATTAGATTGGGATGATTTAAAATATTATGAATATGATAAAGAAGAAGTTAATTCATATGAATTAACTTATAGAACTTATCTAAATGATAAAAAAATCAATTTAAGTTCAAATATATTTTATAATGATTTTGATGGCTTCCAAGCAGATGCTGCAAATAGATTTAGAAATCTTTCAAAAGTTGAAAGTTATGGTTTAGAAACTCAAATAGATGCACAAATAACAGACAAATTTAATATCTTTGCTGCTATTGGGCTTTTAAAAACAAAAATAAGTAATAGTGTAAAAGAAGCGAAAGAGTTAGAAGGAAATGAACTATCAACAACACCTACTTATAGTGCAAACTTAGGCTTTACTCATAAAATACATAATAATCTTGAATGGGGTGGTAATGTAAGTTTTACAGATGATTATTACTCAGATAATGAAAATACTCAAAAGTTAGATGGATATACATTAGTTAATTTACATGCAAGCTATACATATAAAGATTTTACATTTAGAACATATGTAAATAATCTTACTGATGAAGAAGTAATCTATAAAGCTGAAACAAATAGAACAACAGTTGGTTCTCCAAGAGTAATAGGAGCTGCACTTGAGTATAAATTTTAAAACTCTTTTTAAGCTTTTTTCTATTTTTTTATATAGTTTTTCTTTTGCAAACTCTTTTGAAGTAGATGAAATATTAAATCATAATAGTGAAAAATTGTATCAATTAAATCTACAAAAAAGAAGTTTTATAACAGGAAGTTTTAAAGCCACATCAAGTTTTGAGACTCTTGAACTTTTAGATAAAAATAGAGTTTTTATAAAATCATTACTAATAAATAAGAAGCCACAAGGTAATTTTTACTTTGTGGCTAACTACACAGGAAAATATTATTTAAAAGTAAAAAATAGAAATAAACAAAGTAGACTTAAACTAAAAATAGACAAGATTTTTCATCACCAAAAAGAGATAAAACCTCAAAATAAAATTATAAGTGCTTTTTTAAAACA
The window above is part of the Malaciobacter marinus genome. Proteins encoded here:
- a CDS encoding sensor histidine kinase; translated protein: MIKINSLNSKIFLSFFILGIFLLSLFFLQVIPQMNKEEKKHTIKQIENMIYLTNQQIKLVMRSKKNNGEIRKEELKSIIEHEAIRITNRLNLDNSIYKIKDKSYQFSSKKISCNTSILNSNKHTLFQLKDESFKEFKDELKDSTFLRRDIKNKYICSTGIRKLYYTKKIKKHNKFLVISCDIDNFSTKGEEFELKLKKEIQKSFSLLDSFHKGKAYLMWLNPNIKDDKPLYSKEDKYLNEKYCLSKISNFTFPKTGDLTPKEIIQAIDKEPINHLLNGKKSLTWVKSINLNENEYFLYLVTIYEKDFLKHVGLAYLSIIPAAIISFFIAIVVALIIFNRLFKSINILKDVAFKVNKGEKNIRSNIKGKDDIAVLAKAFDNMLDSIEENISLLDKKVEIKTKLLSDSLKEKETLLKEIHHRVKNNLAITIDLIKLEKSKIKDKKTKDTLTNIQEKIFVMELLHRKLYESKDLNLIPLKNFIEDICQDLTASYFVEEKISINTDIEQVHMNIDYALPLGLIITELITNSFKYAFKDKGEIFVSLKKSAKKYILEVKDNGKGLNENIDVNNTKTLGFQIISNITKGQLSSKLEYFYEKGANFQIIFEIKR
- a CDS encoding response regulator, with amino-acid sequence MTKIPNILKKDIEILIVEDETILAMGIKLTLNEFGYSVCGIETSADDAIQHVKKQKPDLIFMDIHLKDNSSGIKAAKYIWQYYKIPIIFLTSYTDDKTIKEAMQSEPYGYLVKPYKDKELEVTIQTALNKHNYFFKHKSNLDKEKKHIFKFENEIIYDKTNSVVTKQSNYLKLTGNETRLLEILSDTPTQPVPFEKIQNYIYRDEINDIGRLRALIYRLKQKFEINFIENVFDLGYKLKLLDD
- a CDS encoding TonB-dependent receptor, with the translated sequence MNQNKKIILSFCAITLLTSNIYAKEKIEPKEEISYGEITVTGEKIDKTLLETTTAISVFDEKTINIGNYKKIENIVEQLPNVVLSDLGVPNIRGIDSTGVSKGTKSLMAGARPRVNTIIDGVNNTWIGVNYISGELWDLEQIEVLKGTQSTTQGRNSIGGSIIMKTKDPTFDFEGKIKTAFENQENKNQLAAVISGPLIEDQLAFRLAVDRNSGDGYIKYKNFKNNDRLNESTNTNLRAKLLYLPKSMENLSLKFTLNHREAEGGYLNFVTNPKDYVFEASKANRTNSRYHDSKDKTYITNIDYIINDDISLQTQLSFKDYNSEITQVPSPLKVFVDEKSKTFESKLIYKKPFIKGVAGVYYYDRDQDIDAHLPKPSYFPLHLGNDEIKSISFYTDNTIALNNSFDLLLGARLEKENQKRDSVSWGANLKKDIDETIFLPKIGLAYKPSTESMISLVAQKGYNQGGGSLDWDDLKYYEYDKEEVNSYELTYRTYLNDKKINLSSNIFYNDFDGFQADAANRFRNLSKVESYGLETQIDAQITDKFNIFAAIGLLKTKISNSVKEAKELEGNELSTTPTYSANLGFTHKIHNNLEWGGNVSFTDDYYSDNENTQKLDGYTLVNLHASYTYKDFTFRTYVNNLTDEEVIYKAETNRTTVGSPRVIGAALEYKF